From Humibacter ginsenosidimutans, a single genomic window includes:
- a CDS encoding alpha-hydroxy acid oxidase, whose product MVQRQLPDVRELAQLMKFKKPELNAKKRRLDAALTIADLRTIAKRRTPKAAFDYTDGSAEGEISLARARQAFEDVEFHPGILKPAVDVDTSTRILGGPSALPFGIAPTGFTRLMQTEGEIAGAGAAGAAGIPFTLSTLGTTSIEGVKAANPNGRNWFQLYVMRDREISYGLAKRAAAAGFDTLMFTVDTPIAGARLRDKRNGFSIPPQLTLGTIINAIPRPWWWIDFLTTPPLEFASLSSTGGTVGDLLDAAMDPTISYEDLAVIRELWPGKIVIKGVQNVQDSKKLIDLDVDGIVLSNHGGRQLDRAPVPFWLLPDVVREVGKDATVMIDTGIMNGADIVASVALGAKFTLIGRAYLYGLMAGGRAGVDKTIDILSTQLVRTMRLLGVSSLEELAPSHVTQLARLQPVHRAATEAADASTPRPRAAASRTRSASSAKK is encoded by the coding sequence ATGGTCCAGCGCCAGCTGCCCGATGTGCGCGAACTCGCACAGCTGATGAAGTTCAAAAAGCCCGAGCTCAACGCGAAGAAGCGGCGACTGGATGCCGCGCTCACGATCGCCGACCTACGCACGATCGCGAAGCGCCGTACCCCGAAGGCCGCCTTCGACTACACCGACGGCTCGGCGGAGGGCGAGATCAGCCTCGCCAGGGCGCGGCAGGCGTTCGAGGACGTGGAGTTCCACCCCGGCATCCTCAAGCCCGCTGTCGATGTCGACACGTCGACCCGGATCCTCGGAGGTCCGTCGGCGCTGCCGTTCGGCATCGCGCCGACCGGGTTCACCCGGCTGATGCAGACCGAGGGCGAGATCGCCGGCGCGGGCGCGGCGGGTGCCGCGGGCATCCCGTTCACGCTCTCGACGCTCGGCACGACGTCGATCGAGGGCGTCAAGGCGGCGAACCCGAACGGCCGCAACTGGTTCCAGCTCTACGTCATGCGCGACCGCGAGATCTCGTACGGGCTCGCCAAGCGCGCAGCGGCCGCCGGGTTCGACACGCTCATGTTCACGGTCGACACGCCCATCGCCGGCGCCCGCCTGCGCGACAAGCGCAACGGGTTCTCCATTCCCCCGCAGCTGACGCTCGGCACCATCATCAACGCCATTCCACGGCCGTGGTGGTGGATCGACTTCCTCACCACCCCGCCGCTCGAGTTCGCGTCGCTGTCGTCGACGGGCGGCACGGTCGGCGACCTGCTCGACGCCGCCATGGACCCGACGATCAGCTACGAAGACCTCGCCGTCATCCGCGAGCTGTGGCCGGGCAAGATCGTGATCAAGGGCGTGCAGAACGTGCAGGACTCCAAGAAGCTGATCGACCTCGACGTCGACGGCATCGTGCTCTCCAACCACGGAGGCCGTCAGCTCGACCGCGCGCCCGTGCCGTTCTGGCTGCTGCCGGATGTCGTGCGCGAGGTCGGCAAGGACGCCACCGTCATGATCGACACAGGCATCATGAACGGCGCCGACATCGTGGCGTCCGTGGCGCTCGGCGCGAAGTTCACGCTCATCGGCCGCGCATATCTCTACGGCCTGATGGCGGGCGGCCGCGCGGGCGTCGACAAGACGATCGACATCTTGTCGACCCAGCTCGTTCGCACCATGCGCCTGCTCGGCGTCTCGTCGCTCGAGGAGCTCGCCCCGTCGCACGTGACACAGCTCGCCCGCCTGCAGCCCGTGCACCGCGCGGCGACCGAAGCGGCGGATGCCTCGACCCCGCGCCCGCGCGCCGCCGCGTCCCGCACGCGGTCGGCCTCGTCCGCGAAGAAGTAG
- a CDS encoding peptide MFS transporter: MSADAGAPTDTTRDEHGKTFFGQPRSLANIFGVEMWERFSFYGMQGILLLYLYFSVADGGLAMPKPVAAGIVGAYGGAVYLSTIIGAWVADRLLGSERVLFYSAIVIMCGHLSLALLPGLAGLGVGLVLIAVGSGGLKANATTVVGTLYGEHDTRRDAGFSIFYLGINLGAFFGPLLTGLLQDTIGFHFGFGLAALGMAIGLVQYSFGRKRLPAEASKVPNPLPRSRYGLWIGIALAGVAVIVVLTLVGVIRATNLSLVVIIVTVVAAVAYFAVILASNLTDVERSRVYAFIPLFIASTAFWSLYQQQFTVVTFYSDTRLNRDIFGWEFPISWVQSINPIFIIILSGVFAAIWTKMGERQPSTPIKFALGTAIMGVAFLLFLPFAGGGKNSTPLIAMVGILFVFTIAELLLSPVGLSVSTKLAPARFHAQMVALFFLSVALGTALSGQLAELYSPQTEGWYFGILGAIAIVIGVLLALAAPWIRRAMRGVQ; encoded by the coding sequence ATGAGTGCGGACGCGGGGGCGCCGACCGACACGACGCGAGACGAACACGGGAAGACCTTCTTCGGGCAGCCGAGGTCGCTGGCCAACATCTTCGGGGTGGAGATGTGGGAGAGGTTCTCCTTCTACGGCATGCAGGGCATCCTGCTGCTCTACCTCTACTTCTCGGTGGCCGACGGCGGCCTCGCGATGCCGAAGCCCGTGGCGGCGGGCATCGTCGGCGCCTACGGCGGCGCGGTCTACCTGTCGACGATCATCGGCGCGTGGGTGGCCGACCGGCTGCTCGGCTCCGAGCGCGTGCTGTTCTACAGCGCGATCGTCATCATGTGCGGGCACCTCTCGCTCGCGCTGCTGCCCGGACTCGCCGGGCTCGGTGTGGGCCTCGTACTCATCGCCGTCGGATCCGGCGGGCTCAAGGCCAACGCCACCACAGTGGTCGGCACGCTCTACGGCGAGCACGACACGCGACGGGATGCCGGGTTCTCGATCTTCTATCTCGGCATCAACCTCGGCGCCTTCTTCGGGCCGCTGCTGACGGGGTTGCTGCAAGACACGATCGGGTTCCACTTCGGTTTCGGGCTCGCCGCGCTCGGCATGGCCATCGGTCTCGTGCAATACTCGTTCGGCCGCAAGCGGCTGCCGGCCGAGGCGAGCAAGGTTCCCAACCCGCTGCCGCGTTCGCGTTACGGGCTGTGGATCGGCATCGCGCTCGCGGGCGTGGCCGTGATCGTCGTGCTCACGCTCGTCGGTGTCATTCGGGCGACGAACCTCTCGCTCGTGGTCATCATCGTGACGGTCGTGGCCGCGGTCGCCTATTTCGCGGTCATCCTCGCCAGCAACCTCACGGATGTCGAGCGCAGCCGCGTCTACGCGTTCATCCCGCTCTTCATCGCGAGCACAGCGTTCTGGTCGTTGTACCAGCAGCAGTTCACCGTCGTCACGTTCTATTCGGACACTCGACTCAACAGGGACATCTTCGGGTGGGAGTTTCCCATCTCGTGGGTGCAGTCGATCAACCCCATCTTCATCATCATCCTGAGCGGAGTCTTCGCCGCCATCTGGACGAAGATGGGCGAGCGACAACCGTCGACGCCGATCAAGTTCGCGCTGGGCACCGCGATCATGGGCGTGGCTTTCCTGCTGTTCCTGCCGTTCGCGGGCGGCGGCAAGAACAGCACACCGCTCATCGCGATGGTGGGCATCCTCTTCGTCTTCACGATCGCCGAGTTGCTGCTCTCGCCCGTCGGGCTGTCGGTCTCGACAAAGCTCGCGCCCGCGCGTTTCCACGCGCAGATGGTCGCGCTCTTCTTCTTGTCCGTCGCGTTGGGCACGGCACTCAGCGGTCAGCTGGCCGAGCTTTACTCGCCGCAGACCGAGGGCTGGTACTTCGGAATCCTCGGTGCGATCGCCATCGTGATCGGCGTGCTGCTCGCGCTCGCCGCGCCGTGGATCCGGCGAGCCATGCGCGGCGTGCAATAG
- a CDS encoding FadR/GntR family transcriptional regulator, with protein MSHIVVGPQDAVASATAASPSASAASLPPSRAWRTALENIEARLLSGELEPGDHLPSERQLAAELGVARSSVREAIRVLEVLGLVRTATGSGPSAGAIIVSSPDGGLSAVMRLHVAAQGFPVADVVEARLVVEPAIAAHLATTTAAAHETTAAAHDRHAARSGSGAPDLARASALLDAMDADGLTPAEFLALDARFHVALAEASGNTVLSATMAGLRDSIEGYVLAAVPNLPSWVQTSARLRAEHRAIVHAITTGDAMDAAARVRAHVAAYHAESRLTGSPPATDHPPRRHKTRSARGTDRVV; from the coding sequence ATGAGCCACATTGTGGTCGGACCACAGGATGCCGTCGCCTCGGCGACTGCGGCATCCCCGTCTGCGAGCGCCGCATCGCTCCCACCATCGCGGGCGTGGCGCACCGCGCTCGAGAACATCGAGGCGCGGCTGCTGAGCGGAGAACTCGAACCCGGCGATCACCTACCGTCGGAGCGCCAGCTCGCCGCCGAGCTCGGCGTCGCACGCTCGTCTGTGCGCGAGGCGATCAGGGTGCTCGAGGTGCTCGGCCTCGTGCGCACCGCGACCGGCAGCGGTCCGAGCGCGGGCGCCATCATCGTCTCGTCACCCGACGGCGGGCTCAGCGCGGTGATGCGGCTGCACGTCGCGGCACAGGGATTCCCGGTGGCCGACGTGGTGGAGGCCCGGCTCGTTGTCGAGCCCGCCATCGCGGCGCACCTCGCGACGACGACCGCAGCCGCGCACGAGACGACCGCAGCCGCGCACGATCGGCACGCGGCACGGAGCGGGAGCGGCGCGCCCGACCTGGCTCGGGCATCCGCGTTGCTCGACGCCATGGACGCCGACGGCCTCACGCCCGCCGAGTTCCTCGCGCTCGACGCACGGTTCCACGTGGCGCTGGCGGAGGCATCCGGAAACACGGTGCTCAGCGCCACCATGGCCGGCCTGCGCGACTCGATCGAAGGCTACGTGCTCGCGGCGGTGCCGAACCTGCCGTCGTGGGTGCAGACATCCGCTCGGCTGCGCGCCGAGCACCGCGCGATCGTGCACGCCATCACGACCGGCGACGCGATGGATGCCGCAGCACGCGTGCGCGCCCACGTCGCCGCCTATCACGCCGAGTCGCGCCTCACCGGGTCGCCGCCGGCGACAGACCACCCGCCGAGACGTCACAAAACGCGCTCCGCACGCGGAACCGATCGCGTTGTGTGA
- a CDS encoding 2-hydroxyacid dehydrogenase → MSIVVSLPGSALLNAYEALPGAAPTDVDFVTWDLKSAPPRDELDIVVPPYMGGSAVLSALAGVRTRLVQSQSIGYDGVVKVLPAGVVFANAASVHEASTAELTVALMLAAQRGIPDFVRAAEHGRWAPARYASLADRRVLIVGYGGVGKAVEARLAGFEVELTRVASRARDEDGVHVHGIDELPQLLPEADVVVIGTPLSDATRGLVDDAFLSALPDGALVVNIARGPVADTDAVLKHATEGRLRFALDVTDPEPLPDGHPLFALPNVLISPHVGGATSAMMPRMAKLLRRQIERMLAGEEPLNVVLRT, encoded by the coding sequence GTGAGCATCGTCGTCAGTCTTCCCGGGTCCGCACTGCTGAACGCGTACGAGGCGCTGCCGGGAGCGGCGCCGACGGACGTCGACTTCGTCACCTGGGACCTGAAGTCGGCTCCGCCACGCGACGAGCTCGACATCGTGGTGCCGCCGTACATGGGCGGTTCCGCGGTGCTGAGCGCCCTCGCCGGAGTGCGCACCCGGCTCGTGCAGAGCCAGTCCATCGGCTACGACGGGGTGGTGAAGGTGCTGCCCGCCGGCGTCGTGTTCGCGAACGCGGCATCCGTGCACGAGGCGTCCACCGCCGAGCTCACGGTCGCGCTGATGCTCGCGGCGCAGCGCGGCATCCCCGACTTCGTGCGTGCGGCGGAGCACGGGCGGTGGGCGCCCGCCCGGTATGCCAGCCTGGCCGACCGACGCGTGCTGATCGTGGGCTACGGCGGGGTGGGCAAAGCCGTCGAGGCGCGGCTGGCGGGCTTCGAGGTCGAACTGACACGCGTGGCATCCCGGGCGCGCGACGAAGACGGTGTGCACGTGCACGGCATCGACGAGCTGCCGCAGCTGCTGCCCGAGGCCGATGTCGTCGTGATCGGCACCCCGCTGTCGGATGCCACCCGCGGCCTGGTCGACGACGCGTTCCTGTCCGCGCTCCCCGACGGCGCCCTCGTGGTCAACATCGCGCGCGGCCCCGTGGCCGACACGGATGCCGTGCTGAAGCACGCGACGGAGGGCCGGCTGCGGTTCGCGCTCGACGTGACCGATCCCGAGCCGCTGCCCGACGGGCATCCTCTGTTCGCCCTGCCGAACGTGCTGATCTCACCGCACGTCGGCGGCGCGACGAGCGCGATGATGCCCCGCATGGCGAAGCTGCTGCGCCGGCAGATCGAGCGGATGCTCGCGGGCGAGGAGCCCCTCAACGTCGTGCTGCGCACGTAG
- a CDS encoding UDP-glucose dehydrogenase family protein: protein MRISVTGCGYLGAVHASAMAQLGHDVVGIDVDAAKIDRLAAGEPPFFEPGLPDLLTESTASGRLRFTTDAAAAANATVHFVAVGTPQTADGNAADLRYVDAAIDGLLPHIGPGHTVVGKSTVPVGTAARLAERVKATGARLAWNPEFLREGFAVDDTVEPDRLVYGVEAGDDSSVAVLDEVYEHALGLGTPRIVTDFATAELVKVSANAFLATKISFINAMAEIAEATGADVTQLADAIGHDARIGRRFLNAGVGFGGGCLPKDIRAFTARADELGRGDAVAFLKEVDAINLRRRKRVVDLATAELGGSVVGRKVAVLGVTFKPNSDDVRDSPALDVAVSLKGLGANVVATDPKGIENARSRHPQLDYVDDVNEALRGADLVILVTEWAEYRQLDPAAARTLVAMPTIIDGRNTLDRDAWVGAGWRYRGMGRD from the coding sequence ATGAGAATCTCGGTCACTGGTTGCGGCTATCTCGGAGCCGTGCACGCCTCTGCAATGGCCCAGTTGGGGCACGATGTGGTCGGCATCGACGTGGATGCCGCGAAGATCGATCGTCTTGCGGCGGGTGAACCGCCCTTCTTCGAGCCGGGGCTGCCCGACCTGCTCACGGAGTCCACGGCGTCCGGACGTCTGCGCTTCACCACGGATGCAGCCGCCGCCGCGAACGCGACGGTGCACTTCGTCGCGGTGGGCACCCCGCAGACCGCCGACGGCAACGCCGCGGACCTGCGTTATGTGGATGCCGCCATCGACGGCCTTCTTCCGCACATCGGTCCCGGCCACACGGTCGTCGGCAAGAGCACCGTGCCGGTCGGCACCGCGGCTCGGCTGGCCGAGCGGGTGAAGGCCACGGGTGCGCGTCTCGCGTGGAATCCTGAGTTCTTGCGCGAGGGTTTCGCGGTGGACGACACGGTGGAACCCGATCGCTTGGTCTACGGCGTCGAAGCGGGAGACGACTCGTCGGTCGCCGTGCTCGACGAGGTGTACGAGCACGCGCTCGGGCTGGGCACGCCGCGCATCGTCACCGACTTCGCCACCGCCGAGCTCGTCAAGGTGTCGGCCAACGCGTTTCTCGCGACGAAGATCTCATTCATCAACGCGATGGCGGAGATCGCCGAGGCGACCGGGGCGGATGTCACGCAGCTCGCGGATGCCATCGGCCACGACGCCCGCATCGGGCGTCGGTTCCTGAACGCCGGCGTGGGTTTCGGCGGTGGATGCCTGCCCAAGGACATCCGCGCCTTCACGGCGCGGGCGGACGAGCTCGGCCGCGGCGATGCGGTTGCGTTCCTCAAAGAGGTCGACGCGATCAACCTGCGCCGCCGCAAGCGCGTGGTCGACCTCGCGACCGCGGAGCTCGGCGGCTCCGTCGTGGGCCGCAAGGTGGCGGTGCTCGGGGTGACGTTCAAGCCGAACTCGGACGACGTGCGCGATTCGCCTGCGCTCGACGTGGCGGTGTCGCTCAAGGGACTGGGTGCGAACGTGGTCGCGACCGACCCGAAGGGGATCGAGAACGCGAGGAGCAGGCATCCTCAGCTCGACTACGTCGACGACGTGAACGAGGCGCTGCGCGGCGCGGATCTCGTGATCCTCGTGACGGAGTGGGCCGAGTACAGGCAGCTCGATCCCGCTGCCGCGCGCACCCTGGTGGCGATGCCGACCATCATCGACGGACGCAACACGCTCGACCGCGACGCCTGGGTCGGCGCGGGCTGGCGGTACCGGGGCATGGGCCGCGACTGA
- a CDS encoding acetylxylan esterase — translation MFVDLPEAQLRAYSSDQNDPADFDAFWVRTLAESRAFPLGVVLTPVDTGLTSIETYDVTFNGYAGQPIKAWLRVPAGASGPLPTIVQFQGYGGGRGHALENLLWASAGYAHFFMDTRGQGSTWGGGDTADPDGSGPAYPGVMTRGIESQETYYYRRLFTDAVRAVEAARSLDVVDASRVVVTGGSQGGGITLAVAGLVPDLVGAFPRVPFLCDFRRASVITDAFPYKEIGRYLAVHRDRVEQVHDVLAYFDGVNFAKRATAPAWFTTALMDDVCPASTVFGAFNAYAGAAKQIEIWPYNGHEGGQIDDDQQMLRVLRELMPA, via the coding sequence ATGTTCGTCGACCTTCCCGAGGCGCAGCTGCGCGCCTACAGCAGCGACCAGAACGACCCCGCCGACTTCGACGCCTTCTGGGTGCGCACGCTGGCGGAGTCGCGTGCCTTTCCGCTGGGGGTCGTGCTCACGCCCGTCGACACGGGACTGACGAGCATCGAGACGTACGACGTCACCTTCAACGGCTATGCGGGCCAGCCGATCAAGGCGTGGTTGCGGGTGCCGGCCGGCGCCTCGGGGCCGCTGCCCACGATCGTGCAGTTCCAGGGGTACGGCGGCGGCAGGGGGCACGCTCTCGAGAACCTGCTGTGGGCATCCGCCGGCTACGCGCACTTCTTCATGGACACGCGCGGCCAGGGCTCGACCTGGGGTGGTGGCGACACCGCGGATCCCGACGGCAGCGGGCCGGCCTATCCCGGCGTGATGACGCGCGGCATCGAGAGCCAGGAGACCTACTACTACCGGCGGCTGTTCACGGATGCCGTGCGCGCCGTCGAGGCCGCGCGGTCGCTCGACGTGGTCGACGCCTCCAGGGTGGTCGTCACGGGAGGCAGTCAGGGCGGCGGCATCACGCTCGCCGTCGCGGGGCTCGTGCCCGACCTGGTCGGGGCGTTTCCGCGGGTTCCCTTCCTCTGCGACTTCCGCAGGGCATCCGTGATCACCGACGCCTTTCCGTACAAGGAGATCGGTCGCTACCTCGCGGTGCACCGCGACCGCGTCGAGCAGGTGCACGACGTGCTGGCCTACTTCGACGGTGTCAACTTCGCCAAGCGGGCGACGGCGCCGGCCTGGTTCACCACGGCGCTGATGGACGACGTGTGCCCTGCGTCGACCGTGTTCGGTGCCTTCAACGCGTATGCCGGGGCGGCCAAGCAGATCGAGATCTGGCCGTACAACGGACACGAGGGCGGGCAGATCGACGACGATCAGCAGATGCTGCGGGTGCTGCGCGAGCTGATGCCGGCCTGA
- a CDS encoding MerR family transcriptional regulator has product MTDHRIGDVAAKVGVETHVLRHWEDVGVLVPARTPNGQRVYDDDLATRALIIRRCQRAGLSLAQIRALAPSDEAQRLVLIAEERERVQAAISQLRETDAYLEHLRQCRHPLANECPECSSFAVGTPPARLTRH; this is encoded by the coding sequence ATGACAGACCATCGAATCGGAGACGTCGCCGCGAAGGTCGGCGTAGAGACGCACGTTCTCCGGCACTGGGAAGACGTCGGCGTGCTCGTGCCCGCCCGCACGCCGAACGGGCAGCGCGTCTACGACGACGATCTGGCGACGCGCGCGCTGATCATCCGGCGGTGCCAGCGGGCCGGCCTGTCGCTCGCGCAGATCCGAGCGCTGGCACCGTCGGACGAAGCGCAACGCCTCGTTCTGATCGCCGAGGAGCGCGAGCGCGTGCAGGCGGCGATCAGCCAGCTCCGTGAGACGGATGCCTACCTCGAGCACTTGAGGCAGTGCAGGCATCCACTGGCGAACGAGTGTCCGGAGTGCTCGTCGTTCGCCGTCGGAACGCCGCCGGCGCGGCTCACGCGGCACTGA
- a CDS encoding MBL fold metallo-hydrolase: MTRIDTAHDATTLHRSDDTALVSTLAREVVAFAAMPKGLVRPRRPRGDFARTLRDAPFPEASASVTLTAFRQPVRDIPTLSTAEGLRHPSRVGNAMTSFVVKHPDATVLVDAALCDDFEPRVLSHLPSPYRVFVRPAEGSRSVRASLADEGLTFADVDFALATHLHWDHVSGLVDAPDLVLHATRADWEWAMNGPRAPIGVVREALRGRATELFELDGPPVLTFERSHDLFGDGSVTAVGLAGHTPGSVGYLLHLGDVGLHTPASARWVLLIGDAVWHGVQLDHRRQKPTFPGRLVDADRDAAYESIQRIAALAAGIPIVATHDPDAAAPFFAPA; this comes from the coding sequence ATGACTCGAATCGACACCGCCCATGACGCAACGACCCTCCATCGCTCCGACGACACGGCGCTCGTCTCCACCCTCGCCAGGGAGGTCGTCGCATTCGCCGCGATGCCGAAGGGCCTCGTGCGGCCGCGTCGTCCGCGCGGGGACTTCGCGCGAACGCTGCGCGACGCGCCGTTTCCCGAGGCGAGCGCGTCGGTGACGCTCACCGCGTTCCGTCAGCCGGTGCGCGACATTCCCACCCTCTCCACGGCGGAGGGGTTGCGACACCCCTCCCGGGTCGGCAACGCGATGACGAGCTTCGTGGTGAAGCATCCCGATGCGACCGTGCTGGTGGATGCCGCGCTCTGCGACGACTTCGAGCCTCGCGTGCTGAGCCACCTGCCTTCGCCATACCGCGTGTTCGTGCGGCCGGCGGAGGGCTCGCGCAGCGTTCGCGCATCGCTCGCCGACGAGGGCCTCACGTTCGCCGACGTGGACTTCGCGCTCGCGACGCACCTGCACTGGGACCACGTCTCGGGCCTCGTGGATGCCCCCGATCTCGTGCTGCACGCCACGCGCGCCGACTGGGAGTGGGCGATGAACGGACCTCGGGCGCCGATCGGCGTGGTGCGCGAGGCGTTGCGCGGACGCGCGACGGAGCTGTTCGAGCTCGACGGGCCGCCCGTGCTCACGTTCGAGCGCAGCCACGACCTGTTCGGCGACGGATCGGTGACCGCCGTCGGGCTCGCCGGTCACACTCCGGGCAGCGTCGGCTACCTGCTGCACCTCGGCGACGTGGGGCTTCACACTCCCGCGAGCGCGCGGTGGGTGCTGCTCATCGGAGACGCGGTGTGGCACGGCGTGCAACTGGACCACCGACGGCAGAAGCCGACCTTCCCGGGGAGGCTCGTCGATGCGGACCGAGACGCGGCCTACGAAAGCATCCAGCGCATCGCGGCACTCGCGGCGGGCATCCCCATCGTGGCCACGCACGACCCGGATGCCGCAGCACCGTTCTTCGCGCCGGCCTGA